The genomic window GGTAGGTAACAGCCGAGCCTACGCCCCCGTCCCAGCCGCCGGACCCGCCGTCCGCATGCCGGTCACCCGCCGGAGGCGGCGGAACACCGGCCGACGCGGCAGTCAGGCCTTCTTGGTGCCGACCCAGAGCTCCAGCTGGTACGGCTCGACGACCTGCCCGTCCGGGAAGTCGGCCAGCAGCGCCTCCCGTTCGGCGGCCAGCACCGGCTCGCGCACCCCGGGCTCCAGCACCGCGAAGTAGGACTTCGAGCGCAGGTCGGTCAGCACGTCCTCGACGTCGAGCTGGCGCTCCCACTGCAGGGTGCGCCGGGCCACCTCGAACGGGTAGCGGTCCAGGTGCTCGCCGACCGCGTTCATCACCCCGTAGAAGTGGTACGAGGGCAGCGCCGCCTGCAGCCGGGCCTCCTGCGCGGCCAGGTACGGCACCGAGCGGTCCTTGATGTTCCACCACAGCGCCAGCGCACCGCCCGGGCGCAGCACCCGCAGCGCCTCGGGCAGCGAGCGGTCGGGGTCGGTCCAGTGGAAGGCCTGCGCGTAGGTGATCAGGTCGGCGGTGGCGTCGTGGCACGGCAGGTCGTTGCCGTCGCCCTTGACCAGCGGGATCTCCGGGCTGACCCGGTGCAGCTGGGCCGCCATCCCCGGGCTCGGCTCGACGGCGGTGACCCGGGCGCCGCGGGCGTGCAGCAGCCTGGTGGCGATGCCGGTGCCGGCGCCGACGTCCAGCACCAGCGAGCCCTTGATCGGGCGGTGCGCCAACTCCTCGATCGCATCGAAGAGTTCACCGGGATAGGAGGGCCGGGCGCGGTCGTACTCGGCAGCCACCGCACCGAAGCTCTCGGCGTGCTCCCTGAGCTGATCGTCCGTCATGACACCCCTCCGATGGATCGTTCGTACCGTCAGGGTACGCGCGAGCCGGTGGCCAGGTGCAGCCGGGTGAAGGCCAGCGCCTCCGCCAGATCGGCCTCCCGCTCGGCGGGTGAGCCGGAGCGCCGGGTGTTGACCTCCAGCACCACGTGGCCCTCGAAACCGGTGCGCGCCAGGCGCTCCAGCAGCTCGGCGCAGGGCTGCTTGCCGCGCCCCGGGATCAGGTGCTCGTCCTTGCCGGAGCCGGAGCCGTCCGCCAGGTGCACGTGGGCCAGCCGGTCGCCCATCCGGTCGACCAGGGCGAAGGCGTCGATCCGCGAGGTGGCCACGTGCGAGAGGTCGACGGTGAAGTGCCGGTACGCCTCCTCGGTGACCTCCCAGCCGGGGGCGTAGGCGAGCACCTCGCGGTCCTTGTAGCGCCACGGGTACATGTTCTCCACCGCGAACCGCACTGCCGTCTCGCCCGCCATCCGCTCGATGCCCTGGACGAACTCGCGCGCGTAGGCGCGCTGCCAGCGGAACGGCGGGTGGACCACCACGGTGTCGGCGCCCAGCGTCTCGGCCGCGGCCCTGGCGCGCTTCAGCTTGGTCCACGGGTCGGTGGTCCAGACCCGCTGGGTGATCAGCAGGCAGGGTGCGTGCACCGCCAGGATCGGCATCCGGTGCTTCTCGCTCAGTGCGCGCAGCGCGTCCAGGTCCTGGCTGACCGGGTCGTTCCAGACCATCACCTCCACGCCGTCGTAGCCCAGCTTGGCGGCCAGCTCGAAGGCGATCGCGGTGTTGTCGGGGTAGACCGAGGCGGTGGAGAGCGCGACCTTGGTGTCCGGGACGTGCAGCGCCGGGTGCGCCGGCAGCACCAGCCGGTCGGTGGTGCGCAGCAGCGGGTCGCGCCGCGGGGCGGCCGCCTTGCGGCGCGGCGCCCTGGGCAGCCTGGGCCGTGCCGCGGGCTCCGCCTGCCCGGCGCGCCGCCGCGGCCGTGCCTCGCCGCGCCCGCCGCCCGCTTCCTTGGCCTGCTCCTCCTCCACGGGATTCAGGTTAAGCGCCGAGGAGCGCCGACGGGGCGGACGGGGTGGTGCCCTGCTGCTCCATGCTGTCCAGCCGGCGCAGGATGATCCCCTCGCGCAGCGCCCAGGGGCAGATGTCCAGCGCCTCCAGTCCGAACAGGTCCATCGCCGCGTCCGCCACCAGCGCACCGGCCAGCAGCTGGCGGGAGCGCCCCTCGGAGACACCGGGGATCTTGGCCCGCTCGGCCGCCGTCATCGCGGCCAGCCGCGGCAGCCAGGCGGCCAGGCCGCTGCGGGTGAGCCGGCGCGGCACCCGCAGGCCGGCCTCGGCGGGCGCGGCGCCGGTCATCCGGGCCAGTTGCTTGAAGGTCTTGGAGGTGGCCACCGCGTGGTCCGGCGGCCCGAGTCTGGCCACCTCACCGACCACCCCGGCGATCTCGGCCCTGATGTGGCGGCGCAGCTCGCGCACCGCCTCGGGGTCGGCCACGTCGCCCGGCAGCCGGTTGGCGGTCAGCCGGCCCGCGCCCAGCGGCAGCGAGAAGGCGGCGTCCGGCTGCTCGCCGATGCCGCAGGCGATCTCCAGCGAGCCGCCGCCGATGTCCAGGTCGAGCAGCCGCCCGGAGGACCAGCCGAACCAGCGGCGCACGGCCAGGAAGGTCAGCCGCGCCTCGTCCTGCCCGGCGAGCACGGTCAGCTCGACCCCGGTCTCCTCGCGCACCCGGCGCAGCACGCTCTCGCCGTTGGCCGCCTCGCGCACCGCCGAGGTGGCGAACGGCAGCAGGTCGACCACGCCCTTGTCCTCGGCCACCCGCAGCGAGGAGGCGACCATGTCGATCAGCCGGGCCACCCCGTCGTCGCGGATCGCCCCGTGCTCGTCGAGCAGTTCGGCCAGCCGCAGCTCCGCCTTGTGCGAGTACGCGGGCAGCGGTGCGGCGCCGCGGTGGGCGTCCACCACGAGGAAGTGGACCGTGTTGGAACCTACGTC from Kitasatospora sp. NBC_01250 includes these protein-coding regions:
- a CDS encoding sugar phosphate isomerase/epimerase family protein, with amino-acid sequence MHVPDTKVALSTASVYPDNTAIAFELAAKLGYDGVEVMVWNDPVSQDLDALRALSEKHRMPILAVHAPCLLITQRVWTTDPWTKLKRARAAAETLGADTVVVHPPFRWQRAYAREFVQGIERMAGETAVRFAVENMYPWRYKDREVLAYAPGWEVTEEAYRHFTVDLSHVATSRIDAFALVDRMGDRLAHVHLADGSGSGKDEHLIPGRGKQPCAELLERLARTGFEGHVVLEVNTRRSGSPAEREADLAEALAFTRLHLATGSRVP
- a CDS encoding class I SAM-dependent methyltransferase, which codes for MTDDQLREHAESFGAVAAEYDRARPSYPGELFDAIEELAHRPIKGSLVLDVGAGTGIATRLLHARGARVTAVEPSPGMAAQLHRVSPEIPLVKGDGNDLPCHDATADLITYAQAFHWTDPDRSLPEALRVLRPGGALALWWNIKDRSVPYLAAQEARLQAALPSYHFYGVMNAVGEHLDRYPFEVARRTLQWERQLDVEDVLTDLRSKSYFAVLEPGVREPVLAAEREALLADFPDGQVVEPYQLELWVGTKKA
- a CDS encoding Ppx/GppA phosphatase family protein, which translates into the protein MRLGVLDVGSNTVHFLVVDAHRGAAPLPAYSHKAELRLAELLDEHGAIRDDGVARLIDMVASSLRVAEDKGVVDLLPFATSAVREAANGESVLRRVREETGVELTVLAGQDEARLTFLAVRRWFGWSSGRLLDLDIGGGSLEIACGIGEQPDAAFSLPLGAGRLTANRLPGDVADPEAVRELRRHIRAEIAGVVGEVARLGPPDHAVATSKTFKQLARMTGAAPAEAGLRVPRRLTRSGLAAWLPRLAAMTAAERAKIPGVSEGRSRQLLAGALVADAAMDLFGLEALDICPWALREGIILRRLDSMEQQGTTPSAPSALLGA